A genome region from Prionailurus bengalensis isolate Pbe53 chromosome B4, Fcat_Pben_1.1_paternal_pri, whole genome shotgun sequence includes the following:
- the SMCO2 gene encoding single-pass membrane and coiled-coil domain-containing protein 2 isoform X1 has translation MTLMKLSDRMSLQMKTVGKEQQFTEKNNGFLQNTDVAEGAMQNLQREFTKMDRILDRSDDENNIFSEKPQSDFHHVTETTKWNMPELGAEHHQDLQNEQDEQETNQVQHEDPQVPTSLQFSEESIPELSQENTLFQLNHWNIQMGLQVRELGADHIDWMEKMNNIMQKINLTENTVKSLLNEVVSLEGHIEKLESQKDFDPDKGANIEEKIMEIKKQLEEMDNKCVQEDACNEAHALKEKLIARIKNFYKDMTLLNTKLGMYQKQEGKTDSQSPEEMGVEEREPLHPQAPSPPLGENAPSGITMWKRALRIFIMFYVLTFTGLSCYILFFDATFIFESLLPTMLGHCRMWELREIIRPFLNLQAEDLLPS, from the exons ATGACTCTTATGAAGCTAAGTGACAGGATGTCTCTGCAGATGAAGACAGTTGGAAAGGAACAACAGTTTACTGAGAAAAACAATGGCTTTCTCCAAAATACGGATGTGGCTGAAGGTGCAATGCAGAA TTTGCAGAGGGAATTTACCAAAATGGACCGCATATTGGACAGATCAGATGATGAGAACAACATTTTCTCTGAAAAGCCTCAAAGTGACTTCCATCATGTGACAGAGACTACAAAATGG AATATGCCGGAGCTGGGTGCTGAGCATCACCAGGACCTGCAGAACGAGCAGGATGAGCAAGAAACAAATCAGGTTCAACATGAGGATCCTCAAGTGCCCACATCTTTGCAGTTTTCAGAGGAGAGCATCCCTGAACT GAGTCAGGAAAACACGCTCTTCCAGCTAAACCACTGGAATATACAGATGGGTTTACAAGTGAGAGAACTTGGAGCTGATCACATAGACTGGATGGAGAAAATGAACAATATTATGCAAAAAATAAACCTAACAGAAAACACAGTGAAgag CTTATTAAATGAGGTGGTGTCCCTGGAGGGCCACATTGAAAAGCTGGAGTCACAAAAGGACTTTGACCCTGATAAGGGGGCAAACATTGAG GAGAAGATCATGGAAATTAAGAAGcaattagaagaaatggataacaAATGTGTCCAG GAAGATGCTTGTAATGAAGCTCATGCATTAAAGGAGAAACTCATTGCAAGAATAAAG aactttTACAAAGACATGACTCTGCTGAATACAAAGCTGGGGATGTACCAAAAGCAAGAAGGGAAAACAGACTCTCAGAGTCCTGAAGAAATGGGAGTGGAAGAAAGAGAACCTCTGCATCCTCAGGCTCCATCCCCCCCTTTAGGGGAGAATGCTCCTTCTGGCATTACAATGTG GAAACGTGCACTGAGGATTTTCATCATGTTTTATGTCCTCACCTTCACTGGACTTTCATGTTACATACTATTTTTTGATGCTACGTTTATCTTTGAAAGCCTGCTCCCCACAATGCTTGGGCACTGCAGAATGTGGGAACTACGGGAGATCATCAGGCCTTTCTTGAACTTGCAAGCGGAAGACTTGTTACCCTCCTAA
- the SMCO2 gene encoding single-pass membrane and coiled-coil domain-containing protein 2 isoform X2 has product MDRILDRSDDENNIFSEKPQSDFHHVTETTKWNMPELGAEHHQDLQNEQDEQETNQVQHEDPQVPTSLQFSEESIPELSQENTLFQLNHWNIQMGLQVRELGADHIDWMEKMNNIMQKINLTENTVKSLLNEVVSLEGHIEKLESQKDFDPDKGANIEEKIMEIKKQLEEMDNKCVQEDACNEAHALKEKLIARIKNFYKDMTLLNTKLGMYQKQEGKTDSQSPEEMGVEEREPLHPQAPSPPLGENAPSGITMWKRALRIFIMFYVLTFTGLSCYILFFDATFIFESLLPTMLGHCRMWELREIIRPFLNLQAEDLLPS; this is encoded by the exons ATGGACCGCATATTGGACAGATCAGATGATGAGAACAACATTTTCTCTGAAAAGCCTCAAAGTGACTTCCATCATGTGACAGAGACTACAAAATGG AATATGCCGGAGCTGGGTGCTGAGCATCACCAGGACCTGCAGAACGAGCAGGATGAGCAAGAAACAAATCAGGTTCAACATGAGGATCCTCAAGTGCCCACATCTTTGCAGTTTTCAGAGGAGAGCATCCCTGAACT GAGTCAGGAAAACACGCTCTTCCAGCTAAACCACTGGAATATACAGATGGGTTTACAAGTGAGAGAACTTGGAGCTGATCACATAGACTGGATGGAGAAAATGAACAATATTATGCAAAAAATAAACCTAACAGAAAACACAGTGAAgag CTTATTAAATGAGGTGGTGTCCCTGGAGGGCCACATTGAAAAGCTGGAGTCACAAAAGGACTTTGACCCTGATAAGGGGGCAAACATTGAG GAGAAGATCATGGAAATTAAGAAGcaattagaagaaatggataacaAATGTGTCCAG GAAGATGCTTGTAATGAAGCTCATGCATTAAAGGAGAAACTCATTGCAAGAATAAAG aactttTACAAAGACATGACTCTGCTGAATACAAAGCTGGGGATGTACCAAAAGCAAGAAGGGAAAACAGACTCTCAGAGTCCTGAAGAAATGGGAGTGGAAGAAAGAGAACCTCTGCATCCTCAGGCTCCATCCCCCCCTTTAGGGGAGAATGCTCCTTCTGGCATTACAATGTG GAAACGTGCACTGAGGATTTTCATCATGTTTTATGTCCTCACCTTCACTGGACTTTCATGTTACATACTATTTTTTGATGCTACGTTTATCTTTGAAAGCCTGCTCCCCACAATGCTTGGGCACTGCAGAATGTGGGAACTACGGGAGATCATCAGGCCTTTCTTGAACTTGCAAGCGGAAGACTTGTTACCCTCCTAA